One window from the genome of Trabulsiella odontotermitis encodes:
- the yedD gene encoding lipoprotein YedD has protein sequence MKKLVIASTMLMLAGCVQVDNYNAVVKAPAPAQLAGYWQSKGPQSVMVSPEAIASLIITKEGDTLDCRQWQRVTAVRGKLMQRDDDYYNVVANSKLAAYSLDIDDGVLEYDRLELQRVDRPTPECADAMAKNGLAE, from the coding sequence ATGAAGAAATTAGTCATAGCGAGCACGATGCTGATGCTGGCGGGTTGTGTGCAGGTCGATAATTACAATGCGGTGGTGAAAGCACCGGCACCCGCGCAACTGGCGGGTTACTGGCAGTCGAAAGGCCCGCAAAGCGTGATGGTCAGCCCGGAAGCCATCGCCAGCCTGATTATTACCAAAGAGGGCGATACGCTCGATTGCCGCCAGTGGCAGCGCGTAACAGCGGTGCGCGGCAAACTGATGCAGCGCGATGATGATTACTATAATGTGGTCGCGAACAGTAAACTGGCGGCCTACAGCCTTGATATTGACGATGGCGTTCTTGAGTATGATCGACTGGAGTTGCAGCGAGTTGATCGTCCGACGCCGGAATGCGCGGACGCGATGGCGAAAAACGGTTTAGCAGAATAA
- a CDS encoding PTS sugar transporter subunit IIB — protein MKKLLICCLFGNTANSLAKKMQKVADEQGYPVLISAVGLENFASVAPAFDAFLLAPHVQYKLEELNTIIADSRPIYVIESLPFASLDGEKVLMFALEQMPELAE, from the coding sequence ATGAAAAAGTTACTGATATGCTGTCTGTTCGGCAATACCGCGAATTCGCTGGCGAAAAAGATGCAAAAGGTGGCGGATGAACAGGGTTACCCGGTTCTGATCAGCGCCGTGGGGCTGGAGAATTTTGCCAGCGTCGCCCCTGCTTTTGATGCATTTCTGCTCGCGCCGCACGTGCAATATAAACTCGAAGAACTGAATACGATTATTGCGGATTCCCGCCCGATTTATGTCATCGAAAGCTTACCCTTCGCCTCACTGGATGGCGAAAAAGTGCTGATGTTTGCTTTAGAGCAAATGCCAGAGCTGGCTGAATAG
- the fliE gene encoding flagellar hook-basal body complex protein FliE, with product MAVQGIEGVLNQMQMAVSAAKNQVEAPQQSISFAGQLTAALDRISDTQNTARIQAEKFSIGEPGVALNDVMTDLQKSSVSLQMGIQVRNKLVSAYQEMMSMQV from the coding sequence ATGGCTGTTCAGGGGATCGAAGGCGTTCTGAATCAGATGCAGATGGCGGTGAGTGCTGCGAAAAATCAGGTGGAAGCGCCTCAGCAGAGCATCAGTTTCGCCGGGCAACTGACCGCTGCACTGGATCGCATCAGCGACACGCAGAACACCGCACGCATTCAGGCGGAAAAATTTTCTATCGGTGAACCGGGCGTCGCGCTGAATGACGTGATGACCGATCTGCAAAAATCGTCCGTTTCACTGCAAATGGGCATTCAGGTGCGTAATAAACTGGTGTCGGCATACCAGGAAATGATGTCGATGCAGGTGTAG
- the fliF gene encoding flagellar basal-body MS-ring/collar protein FliF gives MSATATTTPHTKIPEWVNRLRSNPRIPLMVASAAAVAIVVALVLWAKSPDYRTLFSNLSDQDGGAIVTQLQQMNVPYRFADNGGAIEVPSDKVHELRLRLAQQGLPKGGAVGFELLDQEKFGISQFSEQVNYQRALEGELARTIETLGPVKGARVHLAMPKPSLFVREQKSPSASVTLNLETGRALDEGQIAAVVHLVSSAVAGLPPGNVTLVDQGGHLLTQSNTGERDLNDAQLKYAADVESRIQRRIEAILSPVVGNGNVHAQVTAQIDFDNKEQTEEQYRPNGDASQAVLRSRQVNESEQIGSPYPGGVPGALSNSPAPAPTAPLSTPPANQQNAQNNTQRTENNGPRNTQRNETSNYEVDRTIRHTKKNIGDIQRLSVAVVVNYRNLPDGKPLPLTAEQLKQIEDLTREAMGFTDTRGDTLNVVNSPFNSTDDTGGELPFWKQQMFIDQLMSAGRWLLVALVAWLLWRKAIRPQILRRQEEIKLAQEEARLRQETEDAVEVTLSKDEVVQQRRANQRLGAEVMSQRIREMSDNDPRVVALVIRQWMSNEHE, from the coding sequence ATGAGCGCGACTGCAACGACCACGCCACATACTAAAATTCCAGAGTGGGTCAATCGCCTGCGTTCCAATCCCCGGATCCCCTTGATGGTGGCAAGTGCCGCTGCGGTCGCTATCGTCGTCGCACTGGTACTGTGGGCAAAAAGCCCGGACTACCGCACCCTGTTTTCGAATCTGTCTGACCAGGATGGCGGCGCGATCGTCACCCAGTTGCAGCAGATGAACGTCCCCTATCGTTTCGCCGACAATGGCGGCGCGATTGAAGTCCCGTCCGATAAAGTACACGAGCTGCGTCTGCGTCTCGCGCAACAGGGGCTGCCGAAAGGCGGCGCGGTCGGTTTTGAACTGCTGGATCAGGAAAAATTCGGCATCAGCCAGTTCAGTGAGCAGGTGAACTACCAGCGTGCGCTGGAAGGCGAACTGGCCCGCACGATTGAAACCCTCGGCCCGGTGAAAGGCGCGCGCGTGCACCTCGCCATGCCGAAACCGTCGCTGTTTGTCCGTGAACAGAAGTCCCCTTCTGCTTCCGTCACCCTTAACCTTGAAACCGGGCGTGCGCTGGATGAAGGGCAGATTGCCGCCGTGGTGCACCTCGTCTCCAGCGCCGTCGCTGGGTTGCCGCCGGGTAACGTGACGCTGGTCGATCAGGGCGGACACCTGCTGACGCAATCCAACACCGGCGAACGCGACCTCAACGACGCGCAACTGAAATATGCCGCCGATGTTGAAAGCCGCATACAGCGCCGCATTGAAGCCATCCTTTCCCCGGTAGTCGGCAACGGTAATGTCCATGCGCAGGTCACCGCGCAGATCGATTTCGACAACAAAGAACAGACCGAAGAGCAGTATCGTCCGAACGGCGATGCCAGCCAGGCGGTATTACGTTCACGTCAGGTGAATGAGAGCGAACAGATTGGCAGCCCGTATCCGGGCGGCGTGCCGGGTGCGCTCTCCAACTCGCCGGCCCCGGCGCCGACCGCGCCGCTGTCAACGCCACCAGCGAACCAACAGAACGCTCAGAACAACACGCAGCGGACGGAAAACAACGGCCCGCGCAATACCCAGCGTAACGAAACCAGCAACTACGAAGTTGACCGCACCATCCGCCATACCAAAAAGAACATTGGCGATATCCAGCGTCTCTCCGTTGCTGTGGTGGTGAACTATCGCAACCTGCCGGACGGCAAACCCCTGCCGTTAACCGCAGAGCAACTGAAACAAATTGAAGATCTGACCCGCGAAGCCATGGGCTTTACCGATACGCGCGGCGATACCCTGAACGTGGTGAACTCACCGTTCAACAGCACGGACGACACCGGCGGCGAACTGCCGTTCTGGAAACAGCAGATGTTTATCGATCAGCTGATGTCTGCCGGTCGCTGGCTGCTGGTGGCGCTGGTCGCGTGGCTGCTGTGGCGCAAAGCCATCCGTCCGCAGATCCTTCGTCGTCAGGAAGAGATCAAACTGGCGCAGGAAGAAGCCCGACTTCGTCAGGAAACGGAAGACGCGGTGGAAGTTACCCTCAGCAAAGACGAAGTGGTACAGCAGCGTCGTGCTAACCAGCGTCTGGGCGCTGAGGTGATGAGCCAGCGTATTCGCGAAATGTCAGATAACGATCCGCGCGTTGTGGCGCTGGTCATTCGCCAGTGGATGAGTAACGAACATGAGTAA
- the fliG gene encoding flagellar motor switch protein FliG: MSNNLTGIDKSVILLMTIGEDRAAEVFKHLSTREVQTLSSAMANVRQISNKQLTEVLAEFEQEAEQFAALNVNANEYLRSVLVKALGEERAASLLEDILETRESTSGIETLNFMEPQSAADLIRDEHPQIIATILVHLKRAQAADILALFDERMRHDVMLRIATFGGVQPAALAELTEVLNNLLDGTNLKRSKMGGVRTAAEIINLMKTQQEEAVITAVREFDGELAQKIIDEMFLFENLVDVDDRSVQRLLQEVDSESLLIALKGAEQPLREKFLRNMSQRAADILRDDLANRGPVRMSQVENEQKAILLIVRRLAETGEMVIGSGDDTYV; this comes from the coding sequence ATGAGTAACAATCTTACAGGAATCGATAAAAGCGTCATCCTGCTGATGACCATTGGCGAAGACCGCGCGGCGGAGGTATTCAAACACCTCTCCACCCGTGAAGTACAAACGCTCAGTTCGGCCATGGCCAACGTGCGTCAGATTTCCAACAAACAGCTTACCGAAGTGCTGGCAGAGTTTGAGCAGGAAGCCGAACAGTTCGCCGCGCTGAACGTCAACGCCAACGAATACCTGCGTTCGGTGCTGGTCAAGGCGCTTGGCGAAGAGCGTGCCGCCAGCCTGCTGGAAGATATTCTCGAAACCCGAGAAAGCACCAGCGGTATCGAAACGCTCAACTTTATGGAGCCGCAGAGCGCCGCCGACCTTATTCGCGACGAGCACCCACAGATCATCGCTACTATCCTTGTGCACCTCAAGCGTGCGCAGGCCGCCGATATTCTGGCGCTGTTCGACGAGCGTATGCGTCATGACGTGATGCTGCGTATCGCCACCTTTGGCGGCGTCCAGCCAGCGGCGCTGGCGGAACTAACCGAAGTGCTCAACAACCTGCTCGACGGTACCAACCTCAAACGCAGCAAAATGGGCGGCGTGAGAACGGCGGCGGAAATTATCAACCTGATGAAAACGCAGCAGGAAGAAGCGGTTATCACCGCCGTGCGCGAATTCGACGGCGAGCTGGCGCAGAAAATTATCGACGAAATGTTCCTGTTCGAAAACCTGGTCGACGTCGACGACCGCAGCGTCCAGCGCCTGCTGCAGGAAGTGGATTCCGAATCGCTGCTTATCGCGCTCAAAGGCGCCGAACAGCCGCTGCGCGAGAAATTCCTGCGCAACATGTCGCAGCGTGCTGCCGACATACTGCGCGACGACCTGGCCAACCGTGGCCCGGTACGTATGTCTCAGGTCGAGAACGAACAGAAGGCAATTCTGCTGATTGTCCGCCGTCTGGCGGAAACCGGCGAGATGGTGATCGGCAGCGGAGACGATACCTATGTCTGA
- the fliH gene encoding flagellar assembly protein FliH — MSDTTPWKVWLPDDLAPPLHEFIPEINEPELESEGFEEEALSEEQKLQQQLAQMHMQAHEQGYAAGLKEGRTAGHEQGYQEGLSQGLEQGLKQAQQQQAPIHARMQQLVSEFQHTLDALDSVIASRLMQMALEAARQVIGQTPTVDNSALIKQIQLLLQQEPLFSGKPQLRVHPDDLQRVEEMLGATLSLHGWRLRGDPTLHHGGCKVSADEGDLDASVATRWQELCRLAAPGAC; from the coding sequence ATGTCTGATACCACGCCGTGGAAGGTCTGGCTGCCTGACGATCTGGCGCCCCCGCTCCATGAGTTTATCCCTGAGATAAATGAGCCGGAACTGGAAAGCGAAGGGTTTGAAGAAGAAGCGTTAAGCGAGGAGCAGAAGCTCCAGCAACAGCTGGCGCAGATGCATATGCAGGCGCATGAGCAGGGCTATGCCGCCGGTCTGAAAGAAGGTCGCACTGCTGGTCACGAACAAGGGTATCAGGAAGGTTTGTCACAGGGGCTTGAACAGGGTCTGAAGCAGGCGCAACAACAACAGGCGCCGATCCACGCCCGCATGCAACAACTGGTGAGCGAGTTCCAGCACACGCTGGACGCGCTTGACAGCGTCATCGCCTCGCGGCTGATGCAGATGGCGCTGGAGGCGGCGCGTCAGGTGATTGGCCAGACGCCAACCGTCGACAACTCGGCGCTGATTAAGCAGATCCAGTTGCTGCTGCAACAGGAGCCGCTGTTCAGCGGCAAGCCGCAATTGCGCGTTCACCCGGATGATTTACAGCGCGTGGAAGAGATGCTCGGCGCCACCCTCAGCCTGCACGGCTGGCGTTTGCGCGGCGACCCTACGTTGCACCACGGTGGCTGCAAAGTCTCGGCGGATGAAGGCGATCTCGATGCCAGCGTGGCGACGCGCTGGCAGGAGTTGTGCCGTCTTGCCGCCCCTGGAGCCTGCTGA
- the fliI gene encoding flagellar protein export ATPase FliI, producing the protein MTARLTRWLNTLDNFEAKIAQLPAVRRYGRLTRATGLVLEATGLQLPLGATCIIERQDGNETQEVESEVVGFNGHRLFLMPLEEVEGILPGARVYARSMTGEGLQSGKQLPLGPALLGRVLDGSGRPLDGLPAPDTTETGALITPPFNPLQRTAIEHVLDTGVRPINALLTVGRGQRMGLFAGSGVGKSVLLGMMARYTQADVIVVGLIGERGREVKDFIENILGADGRARSVVVAAPADVSPLLRMQGAAYATRIAEDFRDRGQHVLLIMDSLTRYAMAQREIALAIGEPPATKGYPPSVFAKLPALVERAGNGISGGGSITAFYTVLTEGDDQQDPIADSARAILDGHIVLSRRLAEAGHYPAIDIEASISRAMTALITEQHYARVRHFKQLLSSFQRNRDLVSVGAYAKGSDPILDKAITLWPQLEAFLQQGIFERAGWEDSLQALELIFPSA; encoded by the coding sequence ATGACTGCCCGACTGACGCGCTGGCTGAACACGCTGGATAATTTCGAGGCCAAAATCGCCCAGCTTCCGGCGGTGCGGCGTTATGGTCGCCTGACCCGCGCCACCGGTCTGGTGCTGGAGGCGACAGGTCTGCAATTACCACTCGGCGCGACCTGCATCATCGAACGCCAGGATGGCAACGAGACACAGGAAGTGGAAAGCGAAGTGGTCGGTTTTAACGGTCATCGCCTTTTTTTGATGCCCCTGGAAGAAGTGGAAGGGATTTTGCCCGGCGCGCGCGTATATGCCCGCAGCATGACGGGTGAAGGTTTGCAAAGCGGCAAACAGTTGCCGTTGGGGCCGGCGCTGCTCGGTCGGGTGCTGGATGGCAGTGGCAGACCACTGGACGGCCTGCCCGCACCGGATACCACCGAAACCGGCGCGCTGATTACGCCGCCATTTAACCCGTTGCAGCGTACGGCCATCGAGCACGTGCTCGACACTGGCGTACGTCCGATTAACGCCCTGCTCACCGTCGGCCGCGGTCAGCGTATGGGGCTGTTTGCCGGTTCCGGGGTCGGGAAAAGCGTCCTGCTCGGCATGATGGCGCGTTACACCCAGGCGGATGTGATTGTCGTCGGGCTTATCGGCGAACGTGGCCGTGAAGTAAAAGATTTTATTGAAAATATTCTCGGTGCCGATGGTCGCGCCCGTTCCGTGGTGGTTGCCGCCCCGGCTGACGTGTCGCCGCTGCTGCGTATGCAGGGCGCTGCCTATGCCACCCGTATCGCCGAAGATTTTCGTGATCGCGGGCAGCACGTTTTGCTGATCATGGACTCCCTCACCCGCTACGCGATGGCGCAGCGTGAAATCGCCCTGGCGATCGGTGAGCCGCCAGCCACCAAAGGTTATCCGCCGTCGGTGTTTGCCAAACTGCCGGCGCTGGTAGAGCGCGCGGGTAACGGCATCAGCGGCGGGGGCTCGATCACCGCATTTTATACGGTGCTGACTGAAGGGGATGACCAGCAGGATCCGATTGCCGACTCGGCACGCGCTATTCTGGATGGTCATATCGTGCTTTCCCGGCGTCTGGCCGAAGCCGGGCACTACCCGGCCATTGATATTGAAGCGTCGATCAGTCGTGCGATGACCGCGCTGATTACTGAGCAACACTACGCACGGGTTCGTCATTTTAAACAGCTGCTCTCCAGTTTCCAGCGCAACCGCGATCTGGTGAGCGTCGGGGCCTATGCCAAAGGCAGCGACCCGATACTGGACAAAGCCATTACGCTCTGGCCACAGCTGGAAGCCTTTTTACAGCAAGGTATTTTTGAACGCGCAGGATGGGAAGATTCGCTACAGGCGCTGGAATTGATATTCCCGTCAGCGTGA
- the fliJ gene encoding flagellar export protein FliJ, which yields MAEHGALTTLKELAEKDVENAAQRLGEMRRGCQQAEEQLKMLMDYQLEYQHNLAGDMSRGMGSLRWQNYQQFIDTLEKAIDQHRQQLAQWTQKVDQALNFWREKKQRLQAWQTLQDRQAAAAQMAENRLDQKKMDEFAQRATLRKPE from the coding sequence ATGGCGGAACATGGTGCATTAACGACGCTAAAAGAGCTGGCCGAAAAGGATGTCGAAAATGCGGCGCAACGCCTGGGTGAGATGCGACGCGGCTGCCAGCAGGCAGAAGAACAACTGAAGATGCTGATGGATTATCAACTGGAATATCAACACAACCTCGCCGGGGATATGTCCCGCGGGATGGGCAGTCTGCGCTGGCAAAATTACCAGCAGTTTATCGACACGCTGGAAAAAGCCATCGACCAGCACCGACAACAGCTGGCGCAGTGGACACAGAAAGTGGATCAGGCGCTGAATTTCTGGCGCGAGAAAAAGCAGCGTTTGCAGGCATGGCAGACGCTACAGGACAGACAGGCCGCCGCCGCACAGATGGCGGAAAACCGTCTCGATCAGAAAAAGATGGACGAATTCGCTCAACGCGCAACCTTAAGGAAACCCGAATGA
- the fliK gene encoding flagellar hook length control protein FliK, whose product MITLPKLILSDTDAAAGQTAKFSGDAQDFLSLLAGALSGKGTGEGKTALTLADLQNVAAGLPKGDIKTSAQKLSQLLNQQDDAATLTDPNTLSDAQALLTSLTSRLTGVDASQAVARTSNSKDALKNPADTTTLSDDELASLSALMAMLPQAQTVTAPHAVTANAATSGASVSGLATATAARAGADNALPGMTTKGNAKEPAQAAKGAENAAFAQTTPLAASATVHAEADSTLTTTASTTPLAPVMSHTTAQPAAVPSAAAATVNAPLGSPDWQQSVSQHITMFTRQGQQTAELRLHPEELGQVHITLKMDDNQAQLQMVSPHSHVRAALEAALPVLRTQLADNGIQLGQSSISSESSSGQQQQQSFAQQQHASGSSGNGGLQAENDEAVLAPASLQSLSRGNGAVDIFA is encoded by the coding sequence ATGATTACGTTGCCGAAACTTATCCTTAGCGATACCGATGCCGCCGCGGGTCAAACGGCGAAATTTTCTGGTGATGCGCAGGATTTTCTCTCACTGCTGGCGGGTGCGCTCAGCGGTAAAGGTACTGGCGAAGGCAAAACCGCGCTGACGCTGGCTGATCTGCAAAATGTCGCTGCCGGGTTGCCGAAAGGCGATATTAAAACCAGCGCGCAAAAACTGAGCCAGCTGTTGAATCAGCAGGACGACGCAGCGACGCTGACTGACCCGAACACGCTGTCGGACGCGCAGGCGCTGCTGACTTCCCTCACCTCACGCCTGACAGGTGTTGATGCGTCACAGGCTGTCGCCCGGACCAGCAACAGCAAAGACGCCCTGAAAAACCCGGCCGACACCACCACACTCAGCGACGACGAACTGGCAAGCCTCAGCGCGCTGATGGCGATGCTGCCGCAGGCGCAGACTGTTACGGCGCCGCACGCCGTGACCGCGAATGCCGCCACGTCTGGCGCGTCAGTGTCAGGGCTGGCAACGGCGACCGCCGCCCGCGCGGGCGCTGACAACGCGCTGCCTGGAATGACGACGAAAGGCAATGCGAAAGAACCGGCGCAGGCCGCGAAAGGCGCTGAGAACGCTGCGTTTGCGCAGACCACGCCGCTGGCCGCCAGCGCCACCGTGCATGCCGAGGCCGACAGTACGCTTACCACCACCGCATCCACCACGCCACTGGCCCCCGTAATGAGCCATACCACCGCACAGCCGGCGGCAGTGCCGTCTGCCGCCGCGGCGACGGTAAACGCTCCGCTCGGCAGCCCGGACTGGCAGCAGTCGGTGAGCCAGCACATTACGATGTTCACCCGTCAGGGCCAGCAGACCGCTGAACTGCGTCTGCACCCGGAAGAGCTTGGCCAGGTGCATATCACCCTCAAGATGGACGATAACCAGGCGCAGTTGCAGATGGTGTCGCCGCACAGCCACGTTCGCGCCGCGCTGGAAGCTGCACTGCCGGTTCTGCGCACACAACTGGCTGACAACGGCATTCAACTGGGGCAGAGCAGCATCAGCAGTGAAAGCTCCAGTGGACAACAGCAACAGCAGTCTTTCGCACAGCAACAGCACGCGTCGGGTTCTTCCGGCAATGGCGGGCTGCAGGCGGAGAATGACGAGGCCGTACTCGCGCCCGCCAGTCTGCAATCCCTCTCGCGGGGCAACGGCGCTGTCGACATCTTCGCCTAA
- the fliL gene encoding flagellar basal body-associated protein FliL has translation MTDSALSKKRKRSIWVPLLVLVTLAACATAGYSYWRMQQQPTPVAANQPPPPPAPVFYALDTFTVNLGDADRVLYVGITLRLGDEATRLRLSEYLPEVRSRLLLLFSRQNANELATDVGKQKLVEAIKSTLSQPLVAGQPKQEVTDVLYTAFILR, from the coding sequence ATGACAGACTCTGCTCTCAGTAAAAAACGTAAGCGCTCGATCTGGGTCCCGCTGCTGGTGCTGGTGACGCTCGCCGCCTGCGCTACCGCGGGCTATAGTTACTGGCGTATGCAGCAGCAACCTACCCCGGTAGCCGCTAACCAACCACCGCCGCCTCCGGCGCCGGTGTTCTATGCTCTTGATACCTTTACGGTAAACCTGGGGGATGCTGACCGCGTTCTGTACGTCGGTATCACGCTGCGTCTTGGAGACGAAGCGACCCGCTTGCGCCTTAGCGAATATTTGCCAGAAGTACGCAGCCGTCTGTTGCTGCTCTTCTCACGCCAGAACGCCAATGAACTTGCCACCGACGTCGGCAAGCAGAAACTGGTCGAGGCGATTAAGAGCACGCTGTCTCAGCCGCTGGTTGCGGGTCAACCCAAGCAGGAAGTGACTGACGTTCTGTACACAGCATTCATTCTGCGGTAA
- the fliM gene encoding flagellar motor switch protein FliM, translated as MGDSILSQAEIDALLNGDSDQSDEPQAGHLGDTDIRPYDPNTQRRVVRERLQALEIINERFARQFRMGLFNLLRRSPDITVGAIRIQPYHEFARNLPVPTNLNLIHLKPLRGTGLFVFSPSLVFIAVDNLFGGDGRFPTKVEGREFTHTEQRVINRMLKLALEAYSDAWKAINPLDVEYVRSEMQVKFTNITTSPNDIVVNTPFHVEIGNLTGEFNICLPFSMIEPLREVLVNPPLENSRSEDQNWRENLVRQVQHSELELVANFADISMRLSQILKLQPGDVLPIDKPDRIIAHVDGVPVLTSQYGTLNGQYALRVEHLINPILNSLNEEQPK; from the coding sequence ATGGGCGATAGCATTCTTTCTCAGGCCGAAATCGACGCACTGCTTAACGGTGACAGCGATCAATCCGATGAGCCGCAAGCGGGCCATCTGGGCGATACCGATATTCGTCCTTACGATCCGAATACCCAGCGTCGCGTGGTGCGTGAACGCCTGCAGGCGCTGGAAATTATTAACGAGCGTTTTGCCCGTCAGTTCCGTATGGGGCTGTTCAACCTGCTGCGCCGTAGCCCGGATATTACCGTCGGGGCGATTCGTATTCAGCCCTATCATGAGTTTGCCCGTAACCTTCCGGTGCCGACGAACCTGAACCTGATCCACCTGAAGCCGTTGCGCGGCACCGGGCTGTTTGTGTTTTCACCGAGCCTGGTGTTCATTGCGGTCGATAACCTGTTTGGCGGCGATGGTCGTTTCCCGACGAAAGTGGAAGGCCGCGAATTTACCCATACCGAACAGCGGGTCATCAACCGTATGCTGAAACTGGCGCTGGAAGCCTACAGCGACGCGTGGAAAGCCATCAACCCGCTGGACGTTGAATACGTGCGTTCCGAAATGCAGGTGAAGTTTACCAATATCACCACCTCCCCGAACGACATTGTAGTTAATACGCCGTTCCATGTTGAAATCGGCAACCTGACCGGGGAGTTCAATATTTGCCTGCCGTTCAGCATGATCGAGCCGCTACGCGAAGTGCTGGTTAACCCGCCGCTGGAAAACTCCCGCAGCGAAGACCAGAACTGGCGTGAGAATCTGGTGCGCCAGGTGCAGCATTCGGAACTGGAACTGGTCGCCAATTTTGCTGATATCTCCATGCGATTGTCGCAAATTCTGAAGCTCCAACCCGGCGACGTGCTGCCCATTGATAAGCCCGATCGCATTATTGCCCATGTCGACGGTGTACCGGTGTTGACCAGCCAGTATGGCACGCTCAACGGTCAATACGCGCTACGCGTAGAGCATTTGATAAACCCGATACTGAATTCGCTGAATGAGGAACAGCCCAAATGA
- the fliN gene encoding flagellar motor switch protein FliN, with product MSDINNPSDENSGEVDDLWAEALNEQKTTTGKNAADAVFQQLGGGDASGTLQDIDLIMDIPVKLTVELGRTRMTIKELLRLTQGSVVSLDGLAGEPLDILINGYLIAQGEVVVVADKYGVRITDIITPSERMRRLSR from the coding sequence ATGAGTGATATTAATAACCCGTCCGACGAAAACAGCGGAGAAGTGGACGATCTGTGGGCTGAGGCGTTAAACGAGCAGAAAACCACGACGGGTAAAAACGCCGCTGACGCGGTATTCCAGCAACTGGGCGGCGGCGATGCCAGCGGCACATTGCAGGATATCGATTTGATCATGGATATACCGGTGAAATTAACCGTGGAGCTGGGCCGCACCCGAATGACCATTAAAGAGCTGCTGCGTCTGACGCAGGGTTCCGTGGTATCGCTGGATGGTCTGGCGGGTGAACCACTGGATATTCTGATTAATGGCTACCTGATTGCCCAGGGTGAAGTGGTCGTCGTTGCCGACAAATACGGCGTGCGTATTACTGACATCATTACGCCGTCCGAGCGGATGCGCCGTCTGAGCCGTTAA
- the fliO gene encoding flagellar biosynthetic protein FliO, protein MKTQATVTQPTVNSTSPLMQVSGALLGVILLILAAAWLVKRVGFGGIKPVGSRSLKVSASTALGPRERVVIVNVDDARLVLGVTASQVTLLHTLPPAPAESEEQKAAAPDFSSMMKNIMKRSGRS, encoded by the coding sequence ATGAAAACCCAGGCTACCGTTACTCAGCCAACCGTTAATAGCACATCGCCGCTGATGCAGGTCAGCGGCGCCTTGCTGGGCGTAATCCTGTTGATTCTCGCTGCCGCCTGGCTGGTGAAACGCGTCGGTTTCGGCGGCATTAAACCAGTGGGATCGCGTAGCCTGAAAGTCAGCGCCAGCACCGCCCTTGGCCCGCGCGAACGCGTGGTGATTGTGAATGTGGATGATGCCCGCCTGGTGCTCGGTGTAACCGCAAGCCAGGTCACCCTGCTGCACACATTGCCTCCCGCCCCCGCGGAGAGTGAAGAACAGAAAGCGGCGGCTCCCGATTTCTCCTCGATGATGAAGAACATAATGAAGCGTTCCGGGAGATCCTGA